Proteins from one Periplaneta americana isolate PAMFEO1 chromosome 6, P.americana_PAMFEO1_priV1, whole genome shotgun sequence genomic window:
- the Nsun5 gene encoding 28S rRNA (cytosine-C(5))-methyltransferase: MPKLQHSVKVPQLYKAASKIAKIVKEEGGSLKDLVFSYNKHLNIKGLYALIIKTFQYEDILDSLIRKSKIMIKEERADPWLIRILITELLFGRKCLTGESKPIKTVLSYRETLTAELEMAEKKGTFKLGSEQIKGRPRFVRVNTLVLTVNDALKYFRDEGWKLIPYNENDNYSTFLDKVSALSEDEFVQDFHIKELLIFPNKTEFYEHELYLNGSIILQDKASCLASKLLNPPPGSVTLDMCAAPGMKTTHLASLMKNKGTLYAVEMGQKRYQTLCNQVEKSGATCVKTLHCDALTLDSTQCPGVQYILVDPSCSGSGMVRRPNIDKGEKCSEARLVRLAAFQILLLRHALINFPDVKRVVYSTCSINTEENEEVIEQVLTLVNSNASNPVFKVVDSAFKDNWKHFGSENFEWGPKCLYAKADVDFTDGFFVAIFEKVEAGKDEMNVSEGAEKKKKRKKKKKHKEDSEIKEELSEVKKDYGSDIFYEDHNDTTETKANIVKKKSKKKEHKSNEFEEVESSDLTNIVESGEGNTEYNLDKWERNVNENYCLDEDSDKKYDDANTVKRKKNKKHKVSKSADFGDNDLNITENELQRDEDNRERNLEKQKNRNENNDYCLEKSFGKGNHNLYDMQEEKTKYNVDEKRRKVSVDNDIRIEEKPHKVKKSKKHKHANPEEEVMELETNEIQIMDDYNKKKSKTKKQRCTELNYSEVQTVEDSQIDKACDEEDAPKKKKRKHRKSSE; the protein is encoded by the exons ATGCCTAAATTACAACATTCAGTCAAAGTACCACAGCTTTATAAGGCAGCCAGTAAAATTGCGAAGATTGTAAAGGAAGAAGGCGGTAGTTTAAAAGATTTAGTATTCAGCTACAATAAGCATTTG AATATCAAAGGCTTGTATGcactaataatcaaaacatttcaGTATGAAGACATTTTAGACAGTCTTATTAGAAAAAGCAAAATTATGATTAAAGAGGAAAGAGCTGATCCGTGGCTGATTCGAATATTAATAACAGAGCTTCTTTTTGGACGCAAATGTCTTACTGGTGAAAGCAAGCCTATAAAAACTGTGCTTTCATATCGAGAAACACTGACAGCAGAACTAGAAATGGCCGAAAAGAAGGGAACATTCAAATTGGGATCCGAGCAAATCAAAG GTAGACCACGATTTGTGAGGGTGAACACTTTGGTTCTCACTGTTAATGACGCCCTGAAATACTTCCGTGATGAGGGTTGGAAATTAATTCCTTACAATGAAAATGATAATTATTCAACATTCCTTGATAAAGTGTCAGCACTGTCAGAGGATGAATTCGTACAGGATTTTCACATCAAAGAGTTACTTATTTTCCCAAACAAGACTGAATTTTATGAGCATGAACTGTATTTAAATGGCTCCATCATTTTGCAAGATAAA GCCAGTTGTTTGGCTTCAAAACTTCTCAACCCTCCACCAGGAAGTGTCACTTTGGACATGTGTGCAGCACCAGGGATGAAAACTACTCACCTTGCATCCTTGATGAAAAACAAGGG TACCCTGTATGCTGTCGAAATGGGTCAAAAGAGGTACCAAACTCTTTGCAACCAAGTAGAGAAGAGTGGAGCAACTTGTGTGAAAACTCTACATTGTGATGCTCTCACGCTGGACTCCACACAGTGCCCCGGTGTGCAGTACATCTTGGTTGATCCTTCGTGCTCAGGTTCTG ggatGGTTAGAAGGCCTAATATAGATAAAGGAGAGAAATGCAGTGAAGCACGGTTGGTGAGACTTGCTGCGTTTCAGATTTTGCTGCTGCGACATGCACTCATTAACTTTCCTGATGTTAAACGAGTTGTCTACTCAACATGCTCCATTAACACTGAAGAAAACGAGGAGGTAATAGAACAAGTCCTGACCCTTGTCAATTCTAATGCTTCTAATCCTGTTTTCAAAGTTGTGGACAGCGCATTTAAAGACAACTGGAAACATTTTGGGTCAGAAAATTTTGAGTGGGGTCCTAAGTGTCTTTATGCTAAAGCAGATGTTGATTTCACGGACGGTTTCTTTGTGGCTATATTTGAGAAAGTGGAAGCAGGTAAAGATGAAATGAATGTATCAGAAGGAGctgagaaaaagaagaaacggaagaagaagaaaaaacataaagaagattctgaaataaaagaagaattgtCAGAAGTGAAGAAAGATTATGGAAGTGATATTTTTTATGAAGATCATAATGATACTACTGAAACAAAAGCGAACATTGTGAAGAAAAAATCTAAAAAGAAGGAACACAAAAGTAACgaatttgaagaggtggaatCTAGTGATCTGACTAACATAGTAGAAAGTGGGGAAGGAAATACAGAATACAACCTTGATAAATGGGAAAGAAATGTCAATGAAAATTACTGCTTAGACGAGGATAGTGATAAAAAGTATGATGATGCCAACACTGTAAAACGTAAGAAGAACAAAAAGCATAAAGTTAGCAAGTCTGCAGATTTTGGAGATAATGATCTAAACATCACAGAAAATGAACTGCAACGTGATGAAGACAACAGAGAAAGAAATCTTgagaaacagaaaaacagaaacgAAAACAACGATTATTGTCTAGAGAAAAGTTTTGGTAAAGGAAACCATAATTTGTATGACATGCAGGAAGAAAAGACGAAATACAATGTtgatgaaaaaagaagaaaagtcaGTGTAGACAACGATATTCGTATAGAAGAGAAACCTCATAAAGTAAAGAAATCTAAGAAACATAAACATGCTAACCCTGAAGAGGAAGTAATGGAGCTAGAAACAAATGAGATTCAGATCATGGACGACTATAATAAAAAGAAGTCAAAAACAAAGAAGCAAAGATGTACTGAATTGAATTACTCAGAAGTACAAACAGTGGAAGATAGTCAAATAGATAAGGCCTGTGATGAAGAGGATGctccaaagaaaaagaaaagaaaacatcgTAAGAGTAGTGAATGA